A stretch of Carya illinoinensis cultivar Pawnee chromosome 14, C.illinoinensisPawnee_v1, whole genome shotgun sequence DNA encodes these proteins:
- the LOC122295209 gene encoding zinc finger protein ZAT9-like has protein sequence MEKHKCKLCSRGFSNGRALGGHMRSHMLNLPVPARPELSPLPPPPPPPAPAPAPLPHDQFSETESASSPSSSSGEEEGGGEEKGLCYELRENPKRSIRLVDPEFSFAVDAGSVVLQDGESETESSKNPTRRRSKRTLNLEQKYHLLHHDHQRVQEQDDDAMKKLKFTINKAESWAEPEPVSSISDTTTEEDVAFCLMMLSRDKWKRQDQDDEDEDLEDESERSLEDMTDESEEQLKMSKTRTRGRYKCETCKKSFRSYQALGGHRASHKKMKLNSAPIYKLKLEQKNAGTPSMTEKKIHECPVCLRVFASGQALGGHKRTHVTGSARPPASVRSSTMLGQAFIDLNLPAPTDDDEFSQIELSAVSDAEFVNPH, from the coding sequence ATGGAGAAGCACAAGTGCAAGTTATGCTCCAGAGGCTTCTCTAATGGCAGAGCTTTGGGGGGTCACATGAGGTCTCATATGTTGAATCTTCCAGTTCCTGCAAGACCAGAATTATCTCcattaccaccaccaccacctccacctGCGCCGGCGCCGGCTCCACTACCACACGACCAATTCAGTGAGACCGAGTCTGCTTCGTCACCATCATCTTCCTCTGGTGAAGaggaaggaggaggagaagaaaagggTCTCTGCTATGAGCTGAGAGAGAACCCAAAGAGAAGCATTCGATTGGTAGATCCTGAATTTTCTTTTGCTGTGGATGCTGGGTCTGTTGTTCTTCAAGATGGAGAGAGCGAAACTGAGTCGTCCAAGAACCCGACTCGGCGACGATCCAAGCGGACTCTGAATTTAGAACAAAAGTACCATCTTCTTCATCATGATCATCAGCGAGTTCAAGAACAAGATGATGATGCTATGAAAAAGCTCAAGTTCACGATTAACAAGGCCGAGTCATGGGCCGAGCCTGAACCAGTGAGTTCGATCTCCGACACTACTACCGAGGAAGATGTTGCCTTTTGTCTCATGATGCTCTCAAGGGACAAATGGAAGAGACAAGATCAAGACGACGAGGACGAAGACTTGGAAGATGAATCAGAGAGATCCTTGGAGGACATGACCGACGAGTCCGAGGAACAGCTCAAGATGTCCAAGACACGAACGCGAGGCAGGTACAAGTGCGAGACATGCAAGAAAAGCTTTCGTTCCTATCAAGCTCTGGGTGGACACAGAGCGAGCCACAAGAAGATGAAGCTTAATTCTGCTCCAATTTACAAGCTCAAGTTGGAGCAAAAAAATGCGGGTACTCCGTCTATGACGGAGAAAAAGATTCACGAATGCCCTGTTTGTTTGAGAGTATTTGCTTCTGGACAAGCTCTTGGCGGGCATAAGAGAACCCATGTAACTGGCTCCGCAAGGCCTCCAGCTTCTGTTAGAAGTTCAACCATGCTTGGTCAAGCTTTCATAGATCTTAATCTTCCAGCTCCAACGGATGATGACGAGTTTAGCCAAATCGAGCTCTCTGCGGTGTCTGATGCAGAATTCGTGAACCCCCATTAG